From Pirellulales bacterium, a single genomic window includes:
- the lysA gene encoding diaminopimelate decarboxylase, translating into MPAVATFSTRRSEIAGVPVPDLAASFGTPLYVYDAAKIIERINELRAFDVIRYAQKACSNLAVLDLVRRHGVVVDAVSAGEVRRALAAGYQPQGEPHQIVYTADIFDRESLGLVRELGLHVNCGSPDMLDQLGEVCPGSNVTLRINPGFGHGHSQKTNTGGEQSKHGIWHGEITDCLRRADRHNIVVTGLHMHIGSGTDLEHLRHVCDAMDQCAREVGRTLTTISCGGGLPVPYRADQGYIDLATYFQLWDATRRRLEDAFGKKLSLEIEPGRYLVAESGYLVSEIRAIKQSGQNLFYLLDAGFNNLARPILYGAYHPMSICPAPGRALGQTEHPVVVGGPLCESGDIFTQEDGGFVRSRPLPPAAIGDYLILEVAGAYGAVMGSNYNGKPLAAEVLIHNQVPHLVRARQTFEDLIKGETIPAL; encoded by the coding sequence ATGCCCGCCGTTGCCACCTTTTCTACCCGCCGCAGTGAGATTGCCGGTGTCCCCGTGCCAGATTTGGCCGCTAGTTTTGGCACACCATTGTATGTATATGACGCCGCCAAGATCATCGAGAGAATCAACGAGTTACGGGCTTTTGATGTGATACGCTACGCTCAAAAGGCTTGTTCCAACTTGGCCGTTTTGGATCTTGTGCGAAGGCATGGCGTGGTGGTCGACGCGGTGAGCGCGGGAGAAGTGCGGCGAGCCTTGGCCGCGGGATACCAGCCCCAGGGGGAGCCGCACCAAATTGTCTACACCGCGGATATCTTTGACCGAGAGTCGCTGGGATTGGTTCGCGAGTTGGGCCTACATGTTAATTGCGGATCGCCCGACATGCTTGACCAACTGGGAGAGGTTTGCCCGGGCAGCAATGTGACCTTGCGTATTAATCCGGGGTTTGGACATGGCCACAGCCAAAAGACCAACACCGGCGGAGAACAGTCAAAGCATGGCATTTGGCACGGCGAAATTACCGACTGTCTGCGGCGGGCGGATCGGCACAATATCGTGGTGACTGGCTTGCACATGCATATCGGGTCCGGGACCGATTTGGAACATCTTCGGCATGTCTGTGACGCCATGGACCAATGTGCCCGCGAGGTGGGCCGCACACTCACCACCATTAGTTGCGGTGGAGGGTTACCGGTGCCGTACCGCGCCGACCAGGGGTACATCGACCTGGCTACCTATTTTCAATTGTGGGACGCCACCCGGCGGCGATTGGAGGACGCCTTTGGCAAAAAACTCTCCCTGGAAATTGAGCCGGGGCGCTACTTGGTGGCGGAATCGGGCTATTTGGTCAGCGAAATCCGCGCGATCAAGCAGTCCGGCCAAAATTTGTTTTATTTATTGGACGCGGGGTTTAATAATCTGGCCCGCCCCATTCTATACGGCGCGTATCATCCCATGTCGATCTGCCCCGCGCCAGGCCGCGCATTAGGCCAAACAGAGCATCCCGTAGTTGTCGGTGGTCCGTTATGTGAATCGGGCGATATCTTTACCCAGGAGGATGGCGGGTTTGTCCGCAGCCGCCCCTTGCCCCCTGCTGCGATCGGCGATTATTTGATCTTGGAGGTGGCCGGGGCCTACGGTGCCGTGATGGGATCAAATTATAACGGCAAGCCCCTGGCCGCCGAGGTGCTCATCCACAACCAAGTCCCGCATCTGGTCCGGGCCCGCCAAACATTTGAGGATCTCATCAAGGGGGAAACCATCCCCGCGCTCTGA
- a CDS encoding secondary thiamine-phosphate synthase enzyme YjbQ, whose product MWLQRTLQLPAAPRGFQLITRDIVAALPELSQVGVGLLHVHILHTSASLCINENADPDVPRDLESSFNHLASEQFPYVHTCEGPDDMPAHVKSVLIGNSVSVPIGGGKLQLGTWQGIFLCEHRNHGGPRSVVLTIQGESR is encoded by the coding sequence ATGTGGCTTCAACGCACGTTGCAACTTCCCGCGGCTCCCCGCGGTTTTCAGCTGATCACCCGCGACATTGTGGCCGCATTGCCGGAATTATCCCAAGTGGGGGTGGGTCTGTTGCATGTGCATATTTTGCACACCTCGGCTAGTTTGTGCATCAATGAAAACGCCGACCCGGACGTGCCACGCGACCTGGAAAGTTCCTTCAACCATCTGGCCAGCGAACAGTTTCCCTATGTTCATACCTGCGAAGGCCCCGACGATATGCCGGCCCATGTTAAAAGCGTGCTGATAGGCAACTCCGTGAGCGTGCCGATTGGCGGGGGAAAGCTGCAATTGGGGACCTGGCAGGGAATATTTTTGTGCGAGCATCGCAACCACGGCGGCCCGCGCTCGGTGGTGCTGACCATCCAGGGAGAAAGCCGCTAA
- the folP gene encoding dihydropteroate synthase, with the protein MLAATHWRLRTRTLDLTAGPLVMGIVNVTPDSFSDGGRYVDATHAVEHALGLVAAGADILDIGGESTRPAATPVTAAEELSRVLPVLRELRDRVTVPLSIDTSKALVARAAIDQGVEIINDVTGLAGDPDMLPLAVATSVGVCAMHMRGTPATMQDDPQYMDVTAEIHDYLRQRRDELLAAGVAWQRICLDPGIGFGKTHGHNMTLLQNMSRFHELGCPLLVGHSRKGFISKAIRQDRAVRGLPADASLVSLEQVLGGTIGVACALAAAGVQIIRVHDVTEVRAALLLYQSLMKH; encoded by the coding sequence ATGCTTGCCGCCACGCATTGGCGTTTGCGTACCCGCACGTTGGATTTGACCGCTGGTCCGCTGGTCATGGGGATCGTCAATGTCACGCCCGACAGTTTTTCCGACGGGGGCCGGTATGTGGATGCCACACACGCGGTCGAGCACGCGCTAGGCTTAGTCGCCGCCGGAGCGGACATCCTGGACATTGGGGGTGAAAGCACCCGTCCCGCCGCCACGCCTGTCACCGCCGCCGAGGAACTGTCCCGCGTGCTGCCCGTGCTGCGGGAATTGCGCGACCGCGTGACGGTCCCCCTTTCCATCGATACCAGCAAAGCCCTAGTCGCCCGGGCGGCAATCGACCAAGGCGTGGAAATCATTAACGATGTCACGGGCTTGGCGGGGGATCCGGACATGCTCCCCCTGGCGGTGGCAACCAGCGTTGGCGTCTGCGCCATGCACATGCGCGGCACGCCCGCCACTATGCAAGACGACCCCCAATATATGGATGTCACGGCCGAAATTCACGACTATTTGCGGCAGCGGCGGGACGAGCTGTTGGCCGCGGGCGTCGCCTGGCAGCGAATCTGCCTGGATCCGGGAATCGGCTTTGGAAAAACGCATGGCCACAACATGACCCTCCTGCAAAACATGAGCCGTTTTCATGAACTGGGTTGTCCCCTCTTGGTGGGGCACTCGCGGAAGGGATTTATTAGCAAGGCCATCCGCCAGGATAGGGCTGTTCGGGGATTGCCCGCGGACGCCTCCTTGGTTAGCCTTGAGCAAGTGTTGGGAGGAACAATCGGCGTGGCTTGCGCGCTGGCCGCGGCGGGCGTGCAAATCATTCGCGTGCATGACGTGACGGAGGTCCGTGCGGCGCTCTTGCTGTATCAATCCCTGATGAAACACTAA
- a CDS encoding LptE family protein: protein MPATRIALFAILFACCGLACGCATYRFGQSSLFPADVQTVYVPMFESDSFRRYLGERLTEEVCKQIETNTPYKVVNDPNADSILQGRIVNETKRLVVNNLFGDARETEVNFQVLVTWVNRRGEVLREQTIPLPADLVDLGQSAELIPEYGRSIATTQQAVIDSLAARITGLMEREW from the coding sequence ATGCCCGCCACGCGGATTGCCCTATTTGCGATCCTATTTGCCTGCTGCGGGCTAGCGTGCGGTTGCGCCACGTATCGCTTTGGCCAGTCGTCGCTCTTTCCCGCCGACGTCCAAACCGTCTATGTGCCAATGTTCGAATCCGACAGCTTTCGCCGTTATTTGGGCGAACGGTTGACCGAGGAGGTCTGCAAGCAAATCGAAACCAATACTCCTTATAAAGTGGTCAACGATCCCAACGCCGATAGCATCCTGCAGGGCCGAATTGTCAACGAAACCAAACGACTGGTGGTCAATAACCTCTTTGGCGACGCCCGCGAAACTGAAGTCAACTTTCAAGTGCTGGTCACTTGGGTGAATCGCCGGGGAGAAGTCCTGCGCGAGCAAACAATTCCCCTGCCCGCCGATTTAGTCGATCTGGGCCAAAGCGCGGAACTAATTCCCGAATATGGCCGCTCGATCGCCACCACCCAACAAGCCGTCATCGACAGCCTGGCCGCCCGGATCACGGGATTGATGGAGCGAGAGTGGTAA
- the bamD gene encoding outer membrane protein assembly factor BamD has product MTTVSPPAWVGALLYGLVLPLIAGGCASWRKPPVDPFAQQAAKDRAAENAAQQAAQAAVARQRGQTLSRDTAVQPAAYNENSDSQVISSEIRPPEAEGWERFNAQNLGKTFKKAMGRGPDFKVAKPAYDEGLALFDQATELLKQNNASGAHAKFKEAAAKFAIAADRWPESALEEDALFMQAESCFFSDQYVAAEDKYQNLLEKFTNSRYLDKAVQRQFSIARFWQETSQANPVSEYMINVTDKSRPWFDTYGNAIRVYENIRLNDPRGVLADDAVMAAANAHFVNGKFDEADHLYGVLRTDYPKSEHQLNAHLLGLQCKLKLYQGPDYDIKSLLEADELAEQTLVNFPEETRDERDNLLRVRAEAIAQKALRDWNIAQKYEEGQYYRAARFYYQKILKDFAASPAAAKAQERLAAIEGLPDNPPDRFGFLDYVFGPPSGKAGQRPR; this is encoded by the coding sequence ATGACAACAGTCTCCCCGCCAGCTTGGGTGGGAGCGCTGCTTTATGGGCTGGTATTGCCGCTGATAGCGGGGGGCTGCGCCAGTTGGCGCAAACCCCCGGTTGACCCTTTTGCGCAGCAAGCGGCCAAGGATCGCGCGGCAGAAAACGCCGCTCAGCAAGCGGCCCAAGCGGCAGTTGCCCGGCAACGCGGCCAGACGCTGTCGCGCGACACGGCGGTGCAGCCCGCCGCCTACAATGAGAATTCCGATTCCCAGGTGATCAGTTCCGAAATACGCCCGCCGGAAGCCGAGGGGTGGGAGCGCTTTAACGCCCAAAATTTAGGTAAAACCTTTAAAAAGGCCATGGGGCGTGGTCCGGATTTTAAAGTCGCCAAGCCCGCCTATGACGAGGGTCTGGCCCTGTTTGACCAAGCCACGGAATTGCTCAAGCAAAACAACGCGTCGGGAGCCCATGCCAAGTTTAAGGAGGCGGCGGCCAAATTTGCCATCGCCGCCGATCGCTGGCCCGAATCGGCCCTGGAGGAAGACGCCTTATTCATGCAGGCCGAGTCCTGCTTTTTTAGCGACCAATATGTCGCCGCCGAGGACAAATACCAGAATTTATTGGAAAAATTCACGAACTCCCGTTACCTGGACAAGGCCGTCCAGCGGCAGTTTAGCATCGCCCGCTTTTGGCAAGAGACTTCGCAGGCCAATCCCGTGTCGGAATACATGATTAACGTCACGGACAAATCCCGCCCCTGGTTTGACACCTACGGCAACGCCATTCGCGTCTACGAAAACATCCGCCTGAACGACCCCCGCGGCGTCCTGGCCGATGACGCCGTCATGGCCGCGGCCAACGCCCACTTTGTCAATGGGAAATTTGACGAGGCCGACCACCTGTATGGCGTCCTGCGGACCGATTACCCCAAAAGCGAGCATCAGCTCAACGCACATCTGCTGGGCCTGCAATGCAAGTTGAAGCTTTATCAGGGACCGGATTATGACATTAAATCCCTGCTAGAGGCGGATGAGCTGGCGGAGCAGACCCTTGTGAATTTTCCCGAAGAAACCCGGGATGAGCGCGATAATTTATTGCGGGTGCGGGCCGAGGCCATCGCCCAAAAAGCGCTGCGCGACTGGAATATCGCGCAGAAGTATGAAGAAGGGCAGTATTACCGCGCGGCGCGGTTTTACTATCAAAAGATACTCAAGGATTTTGCCGCCTCGCCCGCCGCGGCCAAGGCGCAGGAACGGCTGGCGGCGATCGAGGGATTGCCGGACAATCCACCGGACCGGTTTGGGTTTTTGGATTATGTATTCGGCCCCCCCAGCGGCAAGGCGGGCCAGCGACCGCGGTGA
- the recO gene encoding DNA repair protein RecO has product MSAEKDQALVLRFVDFSESSGVVTLLTREFGKISTLAKGARRPKGPFESALDLLALCRVVFLRKSSGNLDLLTEAKLERRFRPPGRDLSRLYAGYYIAEMLDRLTDEYDPHPRLFDTSVETLATLARHPRGLPAAWVLRWELALLRELGQLPTLDQCAECGNPLPPQSRLTYGVAAGGMLCAECRIGQRQLISVALGVPGTLAEFAASTDPDRIGASEDWRDWTIPAEQWGEVRGVINQTLWQILGERPRVHAYLGGLTH; this is encoded by the coding sequence ATGTCCGCCGAAAAAGACCAAGCCCTGGTGCTGCGGTTTGTGGATTTTAGCGAATCCAGCGGCGTGGTCACGCTGCTAACGCGGGAATTTGGCAAGATTTCCACCCTGGCCAAGGGAGCACGCCGACCCAAGGGACCGTTTGAATCCGCTCTTGACCTACTGGCCCTTTGTCGCGTAGTGTTCCTCCGCAAATCGTCCGGCAATTTGGACTTATTAACCGAGGCCAAGCTAGAGCGCCGTTTTCGCCCCCCCGGGCGGGACCTGTCCCGCTTGTATGCCGGTTACTATATCGCCGAAATGTTGGACCGATTGACCGACGAATACGACCCCCACCCGCGACTGTTTGACACCAGTGTGGAAACCCTGGCCACACTAGCCCGACATCCGCGCGGACTGCCCGCGGCCTGGGTGTTGCGGTGGGAATTGGCCTTGTTGCGGGAATTAGGGCAGTTGCCCACGTTGGATCAGTGCGCCGAATGCGGCAACCCTTTGCCTCCCCAGTCCAGGCTAACCTATGGCGTGGCGGCAGGAGGCATGTTGTGCGCGGAATGCCGAATCGGCCAGCGGCAGTTGATTTCGGTGGCTCTGGGCGTGCCCGGGACGCTGGCGGAATTTGCCGCCAGCACCGATCCCGACCGGATCGGCGCCAGCGAAGATTGGCGGGATTGGACCATTCCGGCGGAACAGTGGGGCGAAGTGCGGGGCGTGATTAACCAGACTTTGTGGCAAATCCTGGGCGAACGGCCCCGCGTGCATGCGTACTTGGGCGGATTGACTCATTGA
- a CDS encoding hemolysin family protein → MNVCGWLALGCALHGVLARTMVYVTSEGSLSRLLELSRQKMPPDQAERLRQTVDEVDGTIRLIALASLVAAALLFPYALARELHSPLSDTTAASSPATSTPTASLTVKESSPTALVPGPAWGWTLVIGLALSWLFGVFVPYMISFWHGERLLLATWPYWRLWHLLLAPLTQWQVSARNSLATQPAATHQDEAEEDLEEEIRSIVNAGQREGLIENDEREMIESVMELNQVTVAQIMTPRIDMVSMAADLGWDAVLRFASEHGHTRLPVHGKSRDEIVGILHLKDVLGELARPQQARRSLRALLRRPFFVPETKPVNEMLQEFQRGRTHLAIVLDEYGGVSGLVTIEDVLEEIVGEIADEHDDALVDGIKQLDDTTFEALARVRLEDLNSRLQLDLPEDESFETIGGYVFHELGRIPAVGEILEKPNMRIKVLDGNRRRLDRLLIELIKPDESAPVPQATASKDPPSEKIAE, encoded by the coding sequence ATGAACGTCTGCGGTTGGTTGGCGCTGGGGTGCGCCTTGCATGGGGTGCTGGCGCGCACCATGGTTTATGTCACGTCCGAAGGTTCGCTTAGTCGCTTATTAGAGCTGTCGCGGCAAAAAATGCCCCCCGACCAGGCCGAACGTCTACGGCAGACCGTGGATGAGGTGGACGGCACGATTCGGCTGATTGCGCTGGCGTCGCTGGTGGCGGCGGCGCTGCTCTTTCCGTATGCCCTGGCGCGCGAGTTGCACAGTCCCCTGTCCGACACAACGGCGGCATCATCACCAGCAACCTCGACACCGACCGCATCCTTGACAGTGAAAGAATCCAGCCCGACAGCTTTGGTACCAGGACCAGCCTGGGGATGGACATTGGTCATCGGCCTGGCGCTCTCTTGGTTATTTGGCGTGTTTGTGCCGTACATGATTAGTTTTTGGCATGGTGAACGGCTCCTGCTGGCCACGTGGCCCTATTGGCGGTTATGGCACCTGCTATTGGCTCCCTTGACGCAGTGGCAGGTTTCGGCCCGCAATTCGCTGGCCACGCAGCCCGCCGCCACGCACCAAGACGAGGCGGAAGAAGACCTGGAGGAAGAAATTCGCTCAATCGTCAATGCCGGCCAGCGCGAGGGACTGATCGAGAATGACGAACGCGAAATGATTGAAAGCGTCATGGAGCTTAATCAGGTCACCGTCGCGCAAATCATGACTCCCCGAATAGACATGGTCAGCATGGCCGCCGACCTGGGCTGGGACGCCGTCCTGCGGTTTGCCAGCGAGCATGGGCATACCCGCCTGCCGGTCCACGGCAAATCCCGCGATGAAATCGTGGGGATCCTGCATTTAAAGGATGTGCTGGGGGAGCTGGCCCGGCCCCAACAGGCCCGCCGCAGCCTGCGAGCACTCTTGCGACGGCCGTTTTTTGTTCCCGAGACCAAGCCCGTCAACGAAATGCTGCAGGAATTTCAACGGGGAAGGACGCATTTGGCGATTGTATTGGACGAATATGGCGGCGTTTCGGGGCTGGTCACGATCGAGGATGTGCTGGAGGAAATCGTGGGCGAAATCGCCGACGAGCATGACGACGCCCTGGTGGACGGCATCAAGCAACTGGATGACACCACGTTTGAGGCCCTGGCCCGCGTTCGCTTGGAAGATCTTAATTCCCGCCTACAACTGGATTTGCCCGAGGATGAGTCCTTTGAAACAATTGGCGGATACGTGTTTCACGAATTGGGACGAATCCCCGCAGTGGGAGAGATTTTGGAAAAACCTAATATGCGGATCAAGGTGCTGGATGGCAACCGCCGCCGCCTGGACCGACTGCTGATCGAGCTGATCAAGCCGGACGAATCCGCGCCTGTCCCACAAGCAACCGCTAGCAAAGATCCGCCGTCCGAAAAAATCGCGGAATGA
- the ybeY gene encoding rRNA maturation RNase YbeY: protein MPPHAIQIADQQTALPIDRQALKNLVLTVLAGERCRAAKISVAIVDDAAIQALNLRYLNHDYPTDVLTFPLENGARGLEAEIVISSETALRQAEEFGTSAQHELRLYVIHGLLHLFDYDDHDPGFAAAMRAREEHYLRLIEGTGGGQRAGGAGQKRPQAGKSPSARRKR from the coding sequence ATGCCCCCCCACGCGATACAGATTGCCGACCAGCAAACCGCCCTGCCGATCGACCGCCAAGCGCTAAAAAACCTGGTGCTGACCGTGTTGGCCGGTGAACGCTGCCGCGCGGCCAAAATCTCGGTGGCGATCGTGGATGACGCGGCGATTCAGGCGCTGAATCTCCGCTATTTGAACCATGATTATCCCACGGATGTGCTCACATTTCCCCTGGAAAACGGGGCCCGCGGCCTGGAGGCCGAAATTGTCATTAGTAGCGAAACCGCGCTGCGCCAAGCGGAGGAATTTGGCACCTCCGCCCAGCATGAATTGCGGCTGTACGTTATCCATGGGCTATTGCACTTGTTTGACTATGACGACCATGACCCCGGCTTTGCCGCGGCGATGCGAGCGCGGGAGGAACACTATTTGCGGCTGATTGAAGGAACGGGGGGAGGCCAGCGTGCGGGTGGAGCGGGACAAAAACGCCCCCAAGCCGGTAAATCCCCGTCAGCACGGAGGAAGCGCTAA